One part of the Pristiophorus japonicus isolate sPriJap1 chromosome 21, sPriJap1.hap1, whole genome shotgun sequence genome encodes these proteins:
- the LOC139233902 gene encoding tax1-binding protein 1 homolog isoform X4 translates to MNERQGELQANTASLYSSTFAQVIFVNVEKLYMTDIPVKCNYTLTPYISAHKKDWIGIFKVGWSTARDYHTFVWSPLPKEDIQVERQQQVTFEAYYLPKDNNDFYQFCYVTHKGEIRGASTPFGFRLANSSMSDQMDSDSIQEMLIITTQDKLEESDREKEELKGNNLRLTEENTALKKKIEELETRAEQDKEKHSGALERNKKDMLALEKEMLEQKADNKVVIKAQSEKAEQLQKGLTEKEAACLNSQKEIQDLRAKMESKQGSIEQLKQKYENALDKVRQLQQETEALRKEISTSETRLTSLSETKQQIASELRIAQDNLELVQFDFDTQKSENEKLMERLKKMAEMESQLQSQTVEFCHMRHALNEKLKTSSSDTTQLQEQVEKLRHRLRETEEQLQLAKQRQVQTAADLQAAEAERERSDANLRVAHQDIQHWKSKFHKIEQIFSKSEGFTEGGSTADHPLQKEIASLKAKLLTGKSCYVQKYKECQRLHKQIDKLKALLQQVQGGCLCSNLGLT, encoded by the exons ATGAACGAAAGGCAAGGAGAGCTGCAGGCCAACACTGCGTCACTGTATTCCAGCACTTTTGCCCAGGTCATCTTCGTCAATGTGGAAAAATTGTACATGACGGACATCCCTGTGAAATGCAACTACACACTGACTCCCTACATCAGTGCCCATAAGAAGGACTGGATTGGAATTTTCAAG GTTGGTTGGAGTACAGCTCGTGATTACCACACGTTTGTTTGGTCCCCTCTCCCCAAGGAGGACATTCAGGTGGAACGGCAGCAGCAAGTGACGTTTGAAG CTTATTATCTCCCAAAGGATAATAATGACTTCTACCAGTTCTGCTATGTCACTCATAAGGGGGAGATTCGTGGGGCCAGCACACCTTTTGGGTTCAGACTGGCGAATTCCAGCATGTCTGATCAAATGGACAGCGATTCCATTCAGGAAATGCTGATCATCACAACACAA GACAAACTTGAAGAATCGGATAGAGAGAAAGAAGAGCTGAAGGGCAACAACCTGAGACTAACGGAGGAAAACACTGCCCTAAAGAAGAAGATCGAAGAGCTTGAAACACGGGCAGAGCAAGACAAGGAAAAACATTCAGGAGCACTGGAGAGGAATAAG AAGGACATGCTGGCGTTGGAAAAAGAGATGTTAGAACAGAAGGCGGACAACAAGGTGGTAATTAAAGCGCAGAGTGAGAAGGCAGAGCAACTCCAAAAGGGATTGACGGAGAAAGAGGCAGCATGTTTAAACTCACAAAAGGAAATCCAG GACTTGCGGGCAAAGATGGAGTCAAAACAGGGCTCCATTGAGCAGTTGAAACAGAAATATGAGAACGCTTTAGATAAAGTGAGACAACTCCAACAGGAAACTGAGGCATTGAGAAAGGAGATCAGCACAAGTGAGACCAGGCTGACAAg TCTATCAGAAACAAAGCAGCAAATTGCGAGCGAGTTAAGAATTGCGCAGGACAACCTCGAACTAGTTCAG TTTGACTTTGACACCCAGAAAAGTGAAAATGAGAAGTTGATGGAGCGTCTGAAGAAAATGGCCGAGATGGAGAGTCAGCTGCAGAGTCAGACGGTCGAGTTTTGCCACATGCGCCATGCCCTGAACGAAAAGCTGAAGACATCAAGCTCAGATACCACACAG CTCCAGGAGCAGGTGGAGAAACTGCGTCATCGTCTGAGGGAGACCGAGGAACAGCTACAGTTGGCCAAGCAACGCCAGGTGCAGACCGCCGCGGATCTGCAAGCGGCAGAGGCTGAGCGGGAGAGGAGTGACGCCAATCTCCGCGTTGCTCACCAAGACATCCAACACTGGAAAAGCAAATTCCATAAGATAGAGCAAATCTTCTCAAAGAGCGAG GGCTTTACAGAGGGGGGCAGCACAGCAGACCATCCACTCCAGAAGGAGATTGCAAGTTTAAAGGCTAAGCTTCTAACAGGAAAGTCTTGCTATGTACAAAAGTACAAGGAGTGTCAGAGACTGCACAAACAGATTGACAAGTTGAAAGCGTTGTTG